The proteins below come from a single Candidatus Cetobacterium colombiensis genomic window:
- a CDS encoding adenylosuccinate synthase: protein MAGYVVVGTQWGDEGKGKIIDVLGDRADYVVRFQGGNNAGHTVVVNGEKFILHLLPSGMLHGQGKCIIGPGVVVDPKVLLKELDTLEAKGAKVDHLFISDRAHLIMPYHIQLDILKEERSGDNKIGTTKRGIGPCYSDKFSRVGIRAVELLDMELFAKKLQMNLEEKNELFTKIFDAPTMNFEEIFEEYKGYAERLKHRIIDATPEINKALDDDKFVLFEGAQAMMLDINYGTYPYVTSSSPTSGGVTTGVGVSPRKIDKIIGVMKAYTTRVGEGPFVTELNNELGEKIRQVGGEFGATTGRPRRCGWLDLVVGKYAVDINGLTDVVITKIDVLSGLDSLKICTGYEIDGKVYTTVPAATEKLAYAKPIYEELPGWTEDISNMKNYDELPENCKKYLARVEEFLGCQITVVSVGPDRSQNIFLKDI, encoded by the coding sequence ATGGCAGGATACGTTGTAGTTGGAACTCAATGGGGAGACGAAGGAAAAGGAAAAATAATTGACGTTCTTGGAGATAGAGCTGATTACGTTGTTAGATTCCAAGGTGGAAATAATGCTGGTCATACAGTTGTTGTAAATGGAGAGAAGTTTATACTTCACCTTTTACCATCTGGTATGTTACACGGACAAGGAAAATGTATAATTGGACCTGGTGTTGTTGTTGACCCTAAAGTTCTTTTAAAAGAACTTGATACATTAGAAGCTAAAGGAGCTAAAGTTGATCACCTATTTATAAGTGATAGAGCTCACCTTATTATGCCTTACCATATCCAACTTGATATCTTAAAAGAAGAGAGAAGTGGAGATAATAAAATTGGAACTACTAAAAGAGGAATTGGACCTTGTTACTCTGATAAATTCTCAAGAGTTGGAATTAGAGCTGTTGAATTATTAGACATGGAATTATTTGCTAAAAAATTACAAATGAATTTAGAAGAAAAAAATGAATTATTTACTAAAATTTTCGATGCACCTACTATGAACTTTGAAGAGATTTTCGAAGAGTATAAAGGATATGCAGAGAGATTAAAGCATAGAATCATTGATGCTACTCCTGAAATCAATAAAGCTTTAGATGACGATAAATTCGTTTTATTTGAAGGTGCACAAGCTATGATGCTAGACATTAACTACGGAACATATCCTTACGTTACTTCTTCATCACCTACAAGTGGAGGAGTTACTACAGGTGTTGGAGTTTCACCTAGAAAAATTGATAAAATAATTGGAGTTATGAAGGCTTACACAACAAGAGTTGGAGAAGGTCCTTTCGTTACTGAGTTAAACAATGAATTAGGAGAAAAAATTAGACAAGTTGGTGGAGAGTTTGGTGCTACAACTGGAAGACCTAGAAGATGTGGATGGTTAGATCTTGTTGTTGGTAAATACGCTGTTGATATAAACGGTTTAACAGATGTTGTTATTACAAAAATAGATGTTTTAAGTGGATTAGACTCTTTAAAAATCTGTACTGGATACGAAATCGACGGAAAAGTTTACACAACTGTTCCTGCTGCTACTGAAAAATTAGCTTATGCTAAACCAATTTACGAAGAGTTACCAGGATGGACAGAGGATATCTCTAACATGAAAAATTATGATGAGTTACCTGAAAACTGTAAAAAATACCTGGCTAGAGTAGAAGAGTTTTTAGGATGTCAAATAACTGTTGTTTCAGTTGGTCCTGACAGAAGTCAAAACATATTCTTAAAAGATATATAA
- the trmB gene encoding tRNA (guanosine(46)-N7)-methyltransferase TrmB: MKERLEDTLWRHFFTNPRTNYNPYMVKLVEYPNHIIYDSEIMDSYKGNWNQKAFGNNNPVYLEIGSGSGNFAVGMAAKYPERNHLALEIRFKRLVLSATKAVKRNLNNVVFLRRRGEDITKFIGEGEIEGLYINFPDPWEGNEKNRILQPKLFELLDVIMKVEGTLFFKTDHDQYYADVLEFAKDLEKYEVIYHTDDLHNSPKAVDNIRTEFEDLFICKHNKNINYIEIKKIK, encoded by the coding sequence ATGAAAGAAAGATTAGAAGACACTCTTTGGAGACACTTCTTTACTAATCCTAGAACTAATTATAATCCTTATATGGTTAAATTAGTGGAATACCCTAATCATATCATTTATGATAGCGAAATTATGGATTCTTATAAAGGAAATTGGAATCAAAAAGCTTTTGGTAACAATAATCCTGTATATCTTGAAATTGGATCAGGAAGTGGAAACTTTGCAGTTGGAATGGCTGCCAAATATCCAGAGAGAAATCACTTAGCTCTTGAAATAAGATTTAAAAGATTAGTTTTATCTGCAACTAAAGCAGTTAAAAGAAATCTTAACAATGTTGTTTTTTTAAGAAGACGTGGTGAAGATATTACAAAGTTTATTGGTGAAGGAGAAATTGAAGGATTATATATTAATTTTCCAGACCCTTGGGAAGGAAATGAAAAAAATAGAATACTTCAACCTAAACTTTTTGAACTTTTAGATGTTATAATGAAAGTTGAAGGAACTTTATTTTTTAAAACTGATCATGATCAATACTATGCTGACGTTTTAGAATTTGCTAAAGACTTAGAAAAATACGAAGTTATATATCACACAGACGATTTACATAATAGTCCTAAAGCTGTAGATAATATTAGAACAGAATTTGAAGATTTATTCATATGTAAACATAATAAAAATATCAACTATATTGAAATAAAAAAAATCAAATAA
- a CDS encoding SoxR reducing system RseC family protein: protein MQTSGLVKEINGKSITVSMYKESACSHCDKCSDSAKILNQFTFNYTGEDVKVGDIITFQMEDNQVFKAALIVYIIPLIFMFLGYFIGAKLNLSEGKCIIISFTSLAVGFLGVFIYDKFVVKNKMEKSVKIVKIEKR from the coding sequence ATGCAAACTAGTGGTTTAGTTAAGGAAATAAATGGTAAGAGCATAACAGTTTCAATGTATAAAGAGAGTGCGTGTTCCCATTGTGATAAATGTAGTGACAGCGCAAAAATACTTAATCAATTTACTTTTAATTATACAGGAGAAGATGTAAAAGTTGGTGATATAATAACTTTTCAAATGGAAGATAATCAAGTTTTTAAAGCAGCTTTGATAGTTTATATAATTCCGCTAATATTTATGTTTTTAGGTTATTTTATTGGAGCTAAACTAAATTTATCTGAAGGAAAATGTATTATAATTAGTTTTACTAGCTTAGCAGTTGGATTTTTAGGTGTATTTATTTATGATAAATTTGTTGTAAAAAATAAAATGGAAAAATCTGTAAAAATAGTAAAAATAGAAAAAAGATAG
- a CDS encoding CidA/LrgA family protein: protein MLYEFLIILTINYLGVILEKIFHLPTPGTVNGLILLFILLSLKIIKLNSIKNVGEFFIANMIITFIPPSVKLLDVIDILKTDFFKLIFLLILTTLITMVVTALCVDFMMRGKNK, encoded by the coding sequence TTGTTATACGAATTTCTTATTATTTTAACTATTAATTATTTAGGTGTTATTCTAGAGAAAATCTTTCATCTTCCAACTCCTGGAACTGTTAACGGATTGATTCTTTTATTTATTTTACTCTCATTAAAAATAATAAAATTAAATAGTATAAAAAATGTAGGTGAGTTTTTTATTGCTAATATGATTATTACTTTTATTCCGCCTAGTGTAAAACTTTTAGATGTAATTGATATTTTAAAAACTGATTTTTTTAAACTTATCTTTTTATTAATATTAACTACTTTAATAACTATGGTTGTTACTGCTTTATGTGTGGACTTTATGATGAGGGGGAAAAATAAATGA
- a CDS encoding 3-deoxy-D-manno-octulosonic acid transferase: MSRLFQDISILDKTKEYIWIHCSSVGEINLTDSLINNFKKNCKYNILITVFTDTGYETAKNKYSNEKNIFILKFPLDDMFILKKIFSQIKVSKVLLIETEIWPNLINLGNKYSKVFIVNGRISNKSFPRYKKISWILKPLFSKIDKFFMQSEDDKNRIITLGACKNKVFVTGNLKFDISFETFSSEDMSNLKNIMNIDSRKIFVAGSTRQGEDSILIDIYKNLKNTLLVIVPRHLERVNEIETLLNSSNLKYKKLTDLEKNSTSERFQVLIVDKMGILRKFYSIADVVFVGGTLVNIGGHSLLEPLFYGKSPIFGPYLQNVKDISKDILNLNIGYKVANKEEFLNTINLLETNPVSEDKIKAFFKSNQNATEKTIKFMEE; encoded by the coding sequence TTGTCTCGATTATTTCAAGATATTTCTATTTTAGATAAAACTAAAGAATATATTTGGATTCATTGCTCCTCTGTTGGAGAAATTAATTTAACTGATTCTTTAATAAATAATTTTAAAAAGAATTGTAAATATAATATTTTAATTACAGTTTTTACTGATACAGGCTATGAAACTGCTAAAAATAAATATTCTAATGAAAAAAATATTTTCATCTTAAAATTTCCTTTAGATGATATGTTTATATTAAAAAAAATTTTTAGTCAAATTAAAGTATCAAAAGTTCTTTTAATAGAAACTGAAATTTGGCCTAACTTAATAAATCTAGGAAATAAGTACTCCAAAGTATTCATTGTTAATGGAAGAATTTCTAATAAAAGTTTTCCTAGATACAAAAAAATTTCTTGGATTTTAAAACCTCTTTTTTCAAAAATAGATAAATTTTTTATGCAATCAGAGGATGATAAAAATAGAATTATTACTTTAGGAGCTTGTAAAAATAAAGTTTTTGTAACTGGAAATTTAAAATTTGATATCTCTTTTGAAACCTTTTCTTCAGAAGATATGTCCAATTTAAAAAATATAATGAATATTGACTCTAGAAAAATTTTTGTGGCTGGAAGTACAAGACAAGGTGAAGATTCTATTCTTATAGATATATATAAAAATCTTAAAAATACTCTTTTGGTTATTGTTCCAAGACATTTAGAAAGAGTTAATGAAATTGAAACTCTATTAAATAGTTCAAACTTAAAATATAAAAAATTAACTGACTTAGAAAAAAATTCTACTTCAGAACGATTTCAAGTATTAATTGTTGATAAAATGGGCATTTTAAGAAAATTCTACTCTATTGCTGATGTTGTATTTGTTGGAGGAACATTAGTCAATATAGGAGGCCATAGTTTATTAGAACCTCTTTTCTATGGTAAATCACCTATTTTTGGACCGTATCTACAAAATGTTAAGGATATTTCTAAAGATATTTTAAATCTTAACATTGGATATAAAGTTGCTAATAAAGAGGAATTTTTAAATACTATTAATCTCTTAGAAACAAATCCTGTTTCTGAGGATAAAATAAAAGCTTTTTTCAAGAGTAATCAAAATGCTACTGAAAAAACGATTAAATTTATGGAGGAATAA
- a CDS encoding TIGR00282 family metallophosphoesterase → MKVLVIGDVVGNPGRKTLKAYLDKYKNSYDFIIVNGENAAAGFGITAKLCDEILDWGVNVITSGNHIWDKREIYDYLERSNRVLRPHNYPNGVPGTGYTILKDKKGNKIAVVSLQGRVFMPPIDCPFTVANSLIEEIRKECKHIIIDFHAEATSEKLALANYLDGKVSVVYGTHTHVQTADNKILLEGTGYISDVGMTGSDNGIIGMRKESIIPKFLTALPQKFEIAEGKERINGLDIELDDETGECKKIERINLSLIELGIFN, encoded by the coding sequence ATGAAAGTTTTAGTTATAGGTGACGTTGTTGGAAATCCAGGTAGAAAAACTTTAAAAGCATACCTTGATAAATATAAAAACAGCTATGATTTTATTATTGTCAACGGTGAAAATGCTGCTGCTGGATTTGGTATCACTGCAAAGCTTTGTGATGAGATTTTAGATTGGGGAGTTAATGTTATAACAAGTGGTAATCACATTTGGGATAAAAGAGAGATTTACGACTACTTAGAAAGATCAAACAGAGTTCTACGTCCACATAATTACCCTAATGGTGTTCCAGGGACTGGATACACAATTTTAAAAGATAAAAAAGGAAATAAAATAGCTGTGGTTTCTCTTCAAGGAAGAGTTTTTATGCCTCCTATTGATTGTCCTTTCACAGTAGCTAATAGTCTGATTGAGGAAATTAGAAAAGAATGTAAACATATTATTATAGATTTTCATGCAGAAGCTACTTCAGAAAAATTAGCTTTAGCTAATTATTTAGATGGAAAAGTTTCTGTTGTTTATGGCACTCATACCCATGTACAAACTGCTGATAATAAAATTTTATTAGAAGGAACTGGGTATATAAGTGATGTTGGAATGACTGGTTCTGACAATGGTATAATTGGAATGAGAAAAGAATCAATAATTCCTAAATTCCTAACTGCTTTACCACAAAAGTTTGAAATTGCTGAAGGTAAAGAAAGAATTAACGGTTTAGATATTGAACTTGATGATGAAACTGGTGAATGTAAAAAAATAGAAAGAATCAACCTTTCTCTTATTGAGTTAGGAATATTTAATTAG
- a CDS encoding toxin-antitoxin system YwqK family antitoxin translates to MLKKITMVIFLVGQCAFAKYSQLDYSNILNKNGKILIKNTGSPLTGMVTFQKDREFYKNGIPEGKWLSFYNNGKIKSIENWKNGELNGKYVLYSEDGHKTFQTYYLKGKDHGLFKLFHENGNPHIVGKFYNGQAVGVWSYYSENGKLIGRRDYTLNIEHFDQTN, encoded by the coding sequence GTGTTAAAAAAAATAACTATGGTAATTTTTTTAGTTGGTCAATGTGCATTTGCAAAGTATTCACAGTTGGATTATTCTAATATTTTAAATAAAAATGGAAAAATTCTAATTAAAAATACAGGAAGCCCTTTAACAGGAATGGTAACTTTTCAAAAAGATAGAGAGTTTTATAAAAATGGAATACCAGAAGGGAAGTGGTTATCTTTTTACAATAATGGGAAAATAAAATCTATAGAAAATTGGAAAAATGGTGAGTTAAATGGAAAATATGTTCTATACAGTGAAGATGGACACAAAACATTTCAAACTTATTATTTAAAAGGAAAAGATCATGGATTGTTTAAACTATTTCACGAAAATGGAAATCCGCATATAGTTGGAAAATTTTATAATGGACAAGCTGTAGGAGTTTGGAGTTACTATAGTGAAAATGGAAAATTAATAGGAAGAAGAGACTACACCTTAAATATTGAGCACTTTGATCAAACAAACTAA
- a CDS encoding STAS-like domain-containing protein: protein MKIKLKKYFNSSMLINPEKAKGFFNKLKEILKKEEEVTLDFAGIQVTTLVFLFVLFTNLWNEYGRELKNKLTIKNCSQGLFNQMLYLKKNHKELRTKYLGVHKNFEIAYLG, encoded by the coding sequence ATGAAAATAAAATTAAAAAAGTATTTTAATAGTTCAATGCTAATAAATCCAGAAAAAGCAAAAGGATTTTTCAATAAATTGAAAGAAATTTTAAAAAAAGAAGAGGAAGTAACTCTTGATTTTGCAGGAATACAAGTAACAACATTAGTATTTTTATTTGTATTGTTTACTAATTTGTGGAATGAATATGGAAGAGAATTAAAAAATAAACTAACGATAAAGAATTGTTCGCAAGGATTATTTAATCAAATGTTATATTTGAAGAAAAATCATAAAGAATTAAGAACAAAGTATTTGGGAGTACATAAAAACTTTGAAATAGCATATTTAGGATAA
- the cmk gene encoding (d)CMP kinase, with the protein MKNYIIALDGPAGSGKSTIAKIIAKDFNLTYLDTGAMYRMVALYMLENNIAFENIKNVENVLDNIKVDIINDKFILNDEDVSLKIRTPEVTKIVSPISAIKAVRTKLVDLQREISKGKKVILDGRDIGTVVFPNADLKVFLVASPEERAKRRVNDYASKGIQEDFQTVLKDILERDHIDSTRKESPLKKADDAIEVDTSFLNIEESVKAISDLIKDKIGG; encoded by the coding sequence ATGAAAAATTATATTATTGCTTTAGACGGTCCTGCAGGAAGTGGAAAAAGTACTATAGCTAAAATCATTGCTAAGGATTTTAATTTAACATATCTTGATACTGGAGCAATGTATAGAATGGTCGCTCTATATATGCTTGAAAATAATATCGCTTTTGAAAATATTAAAAACGTTGAAAACGTATTAGATAATATAAAGGTAGACATAATCAACGATAAATTCATTTTAAATGATGAAGATGTTTCTTTGAAAATAAGAACTCCTGAAGTTACTAAAATTGTTTCTCCTATATCGGCTATAAAAGCTGTAAGAACTAAATTAGTAGATCTTCAAAGAGAAATTAGTAAAGGTAAAAAGGTTATTTTAGATGGTAGAGATATTGGAACTGTTGTTTTTCCAAATGCTGACTTAAAAGTTTTTTTAGTTGCTTCTCCTGAAGAAAGAGCTAAAAGAAGAGTTAACGATTACGCTTCTAAAGGGATTCAAGAAGATTTTCAGACTGTTTTAAAAGATATTTTAGAAAGAGATCATATTGATTCTACAAGAAAAGAAAGTCCTTTAAAAAAAGCTGATGACGCCATTGAAGTAGATACAAGTTTTTTAAATATTGAAGAAAGTGTAAAAGCAATTTCTGATTTAATTAAAGATAAAATTGGAGGTTAG
- the tgt gene encoding tRNA guanosine(34) transglycosylase Tgt translates to MSKKLPVTYELYGKDGKARIGKITTPHGEIETPVFMPVGTQATVKGMTPEELEEMGAEIILGNTYHLYLRPSDEIVAKFGGLHKFMNWKKPILTDSGGFQVFSLGDLRNIQEEGVYFRSHLDGSKHFISPEKSINIQNNLGSDIVMLFDECPPGMSSKEYLIPSIERTTRWAKRCVEAHKRPDEQGLFAIVQGGIYEDLRDKSLAELSEMDESFSGYAVGGLAVGEPREDMYRILDYIVEKLPENKPRYLMGVGEPLDMLEAVASGIDMMDCVQPSRIGRHGTVFTKYGRLVVKNATYAEDTRPLDEGCNCYVCKNYSRGYIRHLFKAQEILGARLATYHNLYFLLKLMKDSRTAIKEKRFNEFKAEFEKNYAMGKSSEWIKPIKFDK, encoded by the coding sequence ATGAGTAAAAAGTTACCAGTAACGTATGAATTATACGGTAAAGATGGAAAAGCTAGAATAGGAAAAATAACAACTCCTCATGGAGAAATTGAAACACCTGTATTTATGCCAGTTGGAACTCAAGCAACAGTAAAAGGAATGACTCCAGAAGAGTTAGAGGAAATGGGTGCAGAAATAATATTAGGAAATACATATCATTTATATTTAAGACCAAGCGATGAAATAGTTGCAAAATTTGGTGGATTACATAAATTTATGAATTGGAAAAAGCCAATTCTAACAGATAGTGGTGGATTCCAAGTGTTTAGTTTAGGAGATTTAAGAAATATTCAAGAAGAAGGAGTTTATTTTAGATCTCATTTAGATGGGTCAAAGCATTTTATTTCACCTGAAAAATCTATAAATATTCAAAATAATTTAGGATCGGATATTGTTATGTTATTTGATGAATGTCCTCCAGGAATGTCATCAAAAGAATATTTAATTCCATCAATTGAAAGAACAACAAGATGGGCTAAAAGATGTGTTGAAGCTCATAAAAGACCTGACGAACAAGGATTATTCGCAATTGTTCAAGGTGGAATATATGAAGATTTAAGAGATAAAAGTTTGGCTGAATTAAGTGAAATGGATGAGAGTTTCTCTGGATATGCTGTAGGTGGATTAGCTGTAGGAGAGCCAAGAGAAGATATGTACAGAATACTTGATTATATTGTAGAAAAGTTACCTGAAAATAAACCAAGATATTTAATGGGAGTAGGAGAGCCTTTAGATATGCTAGAAGCTGTAGCATCTGGTATAGATATGATGGATTGTGTACAACCATCAAGAATTGGAAGACATGGAACTGTATTTACAAAATATGGAAGACTTGTTGTAAAAAATGCAACATACGCTGAGGATACAAGACCTTTAGATGAAGGATGTAATTGTTATGTTTGTAAGAATTACTCAAGAGGATATATTAGACATCTATTTAAAGCTCAAGAAATTTTAGGAGCTAGATTAGCAACATATCATAACTTATATTTCCTATTAAAACTAATGAAAGATTCAAGAACAGCTATAAAAGAAAAGAGATTTAATGAGTTTAAAGCTGAATTTGAAAAAAATTACGCAATGGGAAAAAGTAGTGAGTGGATAAAGCCAATAAAATTTGATAAATAA
- the prmA gene encoding 50S ribosomal protein L11 methyltransferase, producing MKVVEIKVIFDSDSIDDTQKEICDIFYGFGATGLKIDEPLKTKNPLDFYKDEKQFLMVDYAVSAYFPMNPYSQRRNELIKNAFEERFNDRDDVVFTIDFYEYDEEDYQNSWKKYLYPEKVSEKFVVKPTWREYEPEENELVIELDPGRAFGTGSHPTTSLCLKIMEENIKPGNSVIDVGTGSGILMIAAEKLGATDIYGTDIDELAVEATKENLELNNISPETAQVYLGDLISVVKEKQFDVVVANILADVILLLLKDIFKVAKKDGLIIFSGIIEDKLPEIVKQVEEKGLEILEIKRDKEWRALLIKA from the coding sequence ATGAAAGTTGTTGAAATAAAAGTAATATTTGATAGTGATAGTATCGATGATACTCAAAAAGAAATTTGTGATATTTTTTATGGTTTTGGTGCTACTGGTTTAAAAATTGATGAACCTCTAAAAACAAAAAACCCTTTAGATTTTTATAAGGATGAAAAGCAATTTTTAATGGTTGATTATGCTGTTTCTGCTTATTTTCCAATGAATCCTTATTCACAAAGAAGAAATGAATTAATAAAGAATGCTTTTGAAGAAAGATTTAATGATAGAGATGACGTTGTTTTTACAATTGATTTTTATGAGTATGATGAAGAGGATTATCAAAATAGTTGGAAAAAATATCTTTATCCTGAGAAAGTTAGTGAAAAGTTTGTTGTTAAACCAACTTGGAGAGAATATGAACCTGAAGAGAATGAATTAGTTATTGAATTAGATCCAGGTAGAGCTTTCGGTACTGGATCTCATCCTACAACATCTCTTTGTCTTAAGATTATGGAAGAAAATATAAAACCTGGAAATTCTGTTATCGATGTTGGTACTGGATCAGGAATTTTAATGATTGCCGCTGAAAAGTTAGGGGCTACTGATATCTATGGGACTGATATTGATGAATTAGCGGTTGAAGCTACTAAAGAAAATTTAGAACTTAACAATATCTCTCCTGAAACTGCACAAGTTTATTTAGGAGATTTAATATCTGTTGTTAAAGAAAAGCAATTTGACGTTGTTGTTGCTAACATTTTAGCTGATGTTATTCTTCTTCTATTAAAAGATATATTTAAAGTTGCTAAAAAAGATGGATTAATTATTTTCTCTGGTATCATTGAAGATAAACTTCCTGAAATAGTTAAACAAGTTGAAGAAAAAGGACTTGAAATATTAGAAATCAAAAGAGATAAAGAGTGGAGAGCTCTTCTTATCAAGGCATAG
- a CDS encoding LrgB family protein — protein MKELLFDNTFFGIFISLIAFKIGKDIFNKFKWPILNPIFVALILIFIFMEFFNIPTSFYNKGGDILGFFIAPATVCLAIPLYKELNTLKKHYKVILLGALIGSITAIVSVVLLGKLLGIQDIILLSFVPKSITTPIGIEVSKLLGGIPSITVFAIMVTGITGNIFAPFMLKLFKIENAVAKGLGIGISSHAVGTSKAIEMGEVEGAMSALSIVIAGIITIFIAPIIINFLK, from the coding sequence ATGAAAGAACTTTTATTTGACAATACATTTTTTGGAATTTTTATTAGTTTAATTGCTTTTAAGATTGGAAAAGATATTTTTAATAAATTTAAATGGCCGATTTTAAATCCTATTTTTGTTGCTTTAATTTTAATATTTATATTTATGGAATTTTTTAATATACCTACATCTTTTTATAATAAAGGCGGGGATATCTTAGGATTCTTTATTGCTCCAGCTACTGTTTGTTTAGCAATACCTTTATACAAGGAATTAAATACCTTAAAAAAACACTATAAAGTTATTTTACTTGGAGCTCTTATTGGGTCAATTACTGCTATAGTATCTGTTGTTCTTTTAGGAAAACTTTTAGGGATACAAGATATTATCCTTCTTTCTTTTGTACCAAAATCAATTACAACTCCCATTGGAATAGAAGTCAGTAAACTTTTGGGTGGTATTCCTTCTATTACAGTATTCGCAATAATGGTTACTGGTATTACTGGAAATATATTTGCACCTTTCATGTTAAAACTTTTTAAAATTGAAAATGCTGTTGCAAAAGGATTAGGAATTGGAATCTCTAGTCATGCTGTTGGGACTAGTAAAGCTATTGAAATGGGAGAAGTTGAAGGAGCTATGAGTGCTCTATCTATCGTTATTGCTGGTATTATAACTATTTTTATTGCTCCAATTATAATTAATTTTCTAAAATAA
- a CDS encoding asparaginase — protein sequence MLEKILIINTGGTIGMVNSEDNNPNTPLRPAKNWFEVAKNHPILERFPADYCQIPTLIDSSDMNPDIWIELVKIIKINYYDYRGFVILHGTDTMAFTASALSFMLKNLDKPVVLTGSQVPLVTPRSDALQNLITSIQIAGNRIYGVKNIPEVMICFRDELLRGNRARKIDATNYFGFASPNYISLGEIGCEIKINDKKLLDMPKNEFYVDSTINSNVLIVEIFPGMNPIYIKTLVESHKEIKGVILKTYGNGNAPTTENFISTLKDIIDNGVVVVNITQCATGAVKMGLYEASSALKDIGIISGGDMTPEAAITKLMYLLGKNLTSKEIKFFMESDICGEITV from the coding sequence ATGTTAGAAAAAATTCTTATTATTAATACTGGCGGTACAATTGGTATGGTAAATAGTGAAGATAACAATCCAAATACTCCATTGAGGCCTGCTAAAAATTGGTTTGAAGTAGCTAAAAATCATCCAATTTTAGAAAGATTTCCTGCTGATTATTGTCAAATTCCTACCTTAATTGATTCTTCTGATATGAATCCTGATATTTGGATAGAACTCGTTAAAATTATCAAAATAAATTACTATGATTATAGAGGTTTTGTTATTTTACATGGAACAGATACAATGGCTTTTACAGCTTCTGCACTTTCATTTATGCTTAAAAATTTAGATAAACCTGTTGTTTTAACTGGTTCCCAAGTTCCATTAGTAACTCCTAGAAGTGATGCTCTTCAAAATTTAATTACTTCAATTCAAATTGCTGGAAATAGGATATACGGAGTTAAAAATATTCCGGAAGTTATGATTTGTTTTAGAGATGAACTTTTAAGAGGAAATCGTGCTAGAAAAATAGATGCTACAAATTATTTTGGATTTGCATCTCCTAACTATATATCTTTGGGTGAAATTGGATGTGAAATTAAAATAAACGATAAAAAACTCCTAGATATGCCTAAAAATGAGTTTTATGTAGATTCTACTATTAATAGTAATGTTTTAATTGTTGAAATTTTTCCAGGTATGAATCCTATATATATCAAAACTTTAGTTGAATCTCATAAAGAAATAAAAGGAGTTATTTTAAAAACTTATGGAAATGGAAATGCCCCTACTACTGAAAATTTTATTTCTACTCTTAAAGATATCATAGATAATGGTGTCGTTGTTGTTAATATTACTCAATGTGCTACTGGAGCTGTTAAAATGGGACTTTATGAAGCTAGTAGTGCTCTTAAAGACATTGGAATTATAAGTGGAGGAGATATGACTCCTGAAGCTGCTATAACAAAACTTATGTATCTTTTAGGAAAAAATCTTACTTCTAAAGAAATTAAATTTTTTATGGAATCTGATATTTGTGGTGAAATAACTGTTTGA